Genomic segment of Triticum aestivum cultivar Chinese Spring chromosome 6A, IWGSC CS RefSeq v2.1, whole genome shotgun sequence:
gttggcgaagtcgtcgctgccagcagtcgcgcgagtgcgcttcCCAAAAAAcagatcgcccctctcccatacaggatcacgagaggcggggggtccggaggcctgttgtcccttctcgcggtgcacgccagaAGAAAGGATGGGGAAGACTTGCTTGgcataacatgtgaattgattgctactttatcatgatgagttttaaaAGAAAGAGTTGTTGTAATGAGgttagaaaaagtgattgaaattatcattgatgcaCTATCTTGGCATAACATGTGaagtgattgaaattattatttttatcatttacttacttgaGGACGAACAaaaattaagcttagggatgctgacacgtctaacgtatttataatttatgaagtattcataccaTTTTTACatcaattttatatggttttgggtgcacttttatatgatttgaatgaaactgacCCGGGCTGACGCTATTTTTAGCGgaactactatggtgttgtttttgtgcagaaataaaagttctcggattgggctgaaaatttacgatgattttttatggacaaaaaaagacccccgaagcttcgaggGAGAATCAGAAGAGCTACAAGGACACGACAAGCTCAAGGGGCgcgaaacccccccccccctcccccccccccgggtgcgcctaccgagcttgtcgctccctcgtgtgccccctgacgtgaaatcgacgccaaaaattcttataatacCGAaaaccccgaaaagaaacctagaactTTCGCTCCGCTGCCGCAAGACTCTGTACCGAAGCGATATCATCTAGAGGCCTTCTCTAGCACCCtgcggaggggaaaatcatcactggaggccatttTTTCTTGAAacaatatgaaaaaaaatgaaagcaaaaGGTAGAAAAAAATATGAAAGAAAATGAATGCACATGATATGTTGAACATTTATGTTGGTCACATTTTTTCGAGGCGAGCGTTGATGCTACAATTCCACAGAAGGTCTCACATGGTAGAGGTCGCCGGACCAGCCGGCGCCATCAGTTGGAGGCCAGGCGACCGTACAACTCACAACAGATGAGGTATAAACGCGGCTGACATTTGGTGGCACAGAGAGACACATAGGATCTCGCAGAACATTCCTTGTTGGTGGACAGAATACAACCACATTTGGTATTGTAAATGTTGATCATTTTAAAATAAACTTCACCAAAATTGACAATATTTTGACTTGAGACAAATCTAATACACGAACTACAAATAAACAGAGCACCAACTGCTCTTGCCACATGttttgacttgatcaaattttacaACCATTAACTGCTCTTGCCACATACTCCCTCCATcttataatataagagcgtttttgacactacactaatgtcaaaaacgctcttatattatgggacggagggagtattttttaggAGGTCTTCCCACATGTTTTGCCaacagtttttttttttgagaaattgttTTGCCAACAGCTTGAGCCGGATGCTGCGGCTTCATGGCCCCGCGAGCAAACGTCCCGACAATTGTTCGGCCCACTCAACTGCCTACACCACGCAGCCCAGACCCACCACCGCACTCCCACTCCCACTCCCCACTCCTCCCCCAATTCCGGCGGAACCCATCCAGccaccgccatggccgccggcgtCTGGAACGTCCTGGACTGGTTCCCCGGAGGCGAGGCCATCCTCAGGGCCGAGAGCGCCTTCCTCTCCGCCAGCACCGCCGCGGGCGGCGAGGACCGCATCAGCGCCCTCCACGACCACCTCCTCAGGGACATCGTGTCCCGCCTCCCCGCCAGGGacgccgcccgcaccgccgcgcTCGCCTACCGCTGGCGCCACCTCCGGGAGCTCACCCTGCTCGGCGTCCACATGCCCGACTGCGACAACCTCGACCACCTGCTCCCCCGCAGCCCCGTTCTGGAcaccctcgtcgtcgtcctcagccGTATATTCCACCACATTCACCTCTGCAGCCAGAGCCTCAAATCAGCGCTCCTCTGGAGTTACTACGCGCAGGAGATCGCCGTCATGGACTGCCCGCTCCTGGAAAGCCTCATTCTGTGCGATGTCTCATTCGGTGAAGGTGATTCGGTGGCTGTAAAGATTGCTGCTGCGCCCAAGCTGCGCGTGTTGGGCTACCTGGAGCCAAGAGTCCACCAGCTCAAGATTGGCAACAATCTCATCAAGGTACCGCCTTTCCACTGTCCATGCACCTCACCTCCACTAATTGATGCATTGAACTGTACCTAATCATACACAAAGCCTGACACGAAGCCGAGCCCGAGCACCGTGGTTCCGAGCGTCAAGATACTGGCCTTGAAGGTGAACTTTGGTGTCCTCAAGGAGGTCAAGATGCTGGCCAGCTTCCTCAGATGCTTCCCCGACATTGAAATGCTGCACATCGAGGTGACGACACTCGCATCCATTCAGCCAATCGTTGTCGATTTGCCCTTCGTATCGTCGTTTATTTCTTAGTCAGGTGAATGATTTGAACTAATGTCGACTACATTGATGTTTGCAGTCTCTCCCAGCCGATGAACGCACTCGAAAGCACAATGCCAAATTCTGGCGAGAGCTCTGTCCTATCGAATGTCTCAAGTCACACGTCACCGAGATGATCGTCCATGAATTCCGGGGGGATCGAAGCGAGATGGAGTTCCTCAAGTTTGTCGACAGGAGCGCGGACGAGATGTTGTATTTGCTCGTCAGGACCACTGCAGAAATATTCGCTTCGGCGGATGAGATGGATGAGCTGATGACTAAAATGGAAGATTTTACGCACCGAGGGTGGGTCTGCGATCACTCCATAGTGGTGCACTGGTGGTGGGGGAGCCTTTGGAGGAGAACCTCTGGAGTTTCAGCAAAGCGTCGGATCTCTCTGCTGACAACCCTTTCCAGTGTTGGTCCTAGTGTTCTGAGGTAACATGTACTTGTTGATCCCAGTGTTCTGAGGTAACATGTACAGGCTGGGCACTCTTCAGTTTGTAGGCATGGATGTTCCTAGGGAAGTGCAGATTTCAGCTAGCATGAGTAGGTGCAAATGGTCGTTTAAGTTAGCAGAAACTATGTGTTATCACATCATCTTTTGTGTGTGATCGTCTGATCAACATAGATCTGTGTTTGATTGAGGTTGTAGAACTAAGTTGAGACATCATATTGCTTACTACCCTAACTTTTGTCTCTGTAATGCTCCTTTTTTTAGGGGGATTCAATTCAGCACTAGACAGCCAAAAGGAAGACACAATAAGCTGGCCAAGCTCATATGCATGCACCTCTGCCAACTGAACCATCTAATACCTCACCGGAGTATGTAATGCTATCTAGGCTGATGAATGAATTATCTGGTGCATTATGGTTAGCAACATGGCATGCTGTTCTGTTTTCCCTCATTGATCTGGCTGTCCATTAACTTGCTTTTAACTGAACTTCTATTGGATTGCCTTAGCTTAATTAACCTCTTTTATCTtaatgaataatatcttttatctATGGCAACTGAATGCAAGGCTGAGTCCTTTTTCTTGTTGGGTTCCTGTAAACTTTGCTGAAAAAATAATAACCCGTGGCATTTTTCTTCTGGGTTCAAACTACTTTGATGccctttttttcctttcagaaaagTCATCACTGTATGTGATGATCTGGGATTAATTGCGTCtgagatatactccctctgtcccaaaatataagaacgttttcaaaaacgttcttatattttgggacggagggagtagtagtctaAATAAAATGTCACATAATGGGACGCGTTACTTGTCAGAGACACGAAGTTGTATTCATTATTCTGTCACCAGCAAGATAATATATTCACTTGGATGTAACGATCCTCAATCTACAGGAGAAACGCCAAAAGCAATTTTCAGACCCCAGAGCCAAAGAAAGCCATACATCACAATTTAGCTCATGATGGAAGCCTTATGATAGGCACTCTTCAGTTTGTTGGCATGGGTGTTCCCAGGGAAGTGTAGATTTGCGGTAGTATGAGTAGCTGCAAGTGTGGAAGTAGCAGAAACTATTGTTTCATTACATTATCTTCTGTATGCGATCGACATAGATCTGTGTTTGTCGGTTGGTAGAAGTTGAGATGCCACATTACCTACTACCCTAACATTTGTCTCTGTAATGCTCCTTTTTCTGGGGTTCAGTTCAGCATTAGACATCATTCCATGGCCTGCAGCTAATTAGACATTGTATATGCTGGCCAAGATCATGCATTCACCTCTGCTAGTTCAACTATCTAGGTTCCTTAAATAAAACAATTACTGTGTAGGTGCACACCACAGTATGCAGTGCTAGCTTGTTGATGAATGAATTATCCAGTGCATCATGGTTACCAACATAGCTTGCTATTATGTGTGATTTTACTGAACTTTTCTCGCATGGCCTTACCTTGGTTAGCCGCATTTATTTTGTGTTTGAAACTGATGATTTTGATCTATGCTTAGAACCAAATGC
This window contains:
- the LOC123131397 gene encoding uncharacterized protein isoform X2, producing MAAGVWNVLDWFPGGEAILRAESAFLSASTAAGGEDRISALHDHLLRDIVSRLPARDAARTAALAYRWRHLRELTLLGVHMPDCDNLDHLLPRSPVLDTLVVVLSRIFHHIHLCSQSLKSALLWSYYAQEIAVMDCPLLESLILCDVSFGEGDSVAVKIAAAPKLRVLGYLEPRVHQLKIGNNLIKPSPSTVVPSVKILALKVNFGVLKEVKMLASFLRCFPDIEMLHIESLPADERTRKHNAKFWRELCPIECLKSHVTEMIVHEFRGDRSEMEFLKFVDRSADEMLYLLVRTTAEIFASADEMDELMTKMEDFTHRGWVCDHSIVVHWWWGSLWRRTSGVSAKRRISLLTTLSSVGPSVLRGIQFSTRQPKGRHNKLAKLICMHLCQLNHLIPHRRETPKAIFRPQSQRKPYITI
- the LOC123131397 gene encoding uncharacterized protein isoform X1, yielding MAAGVWNVLDWFPGGEAILRAESAFLSASTAAGGEDRISALHDHLLRDIVSRLPARDAARTAALAYRWRHLRELTLLGVHMPDCDNLDHLLPRSPVLDTLVVVLSRIFHHIHLCSQSLKSALLWSYYAQEIAVMDCPLLESLILCDVSFGEGDSVAVKIAAAPKLRVLGYLEPRVHQLKIGNNLIKPDTKPSPSTVVPSVKILALKVNFGVLKEVKMLASFLRCFPDIEMLHIESLPADERTRKHNAKFWRELCPIECLKSHVTEMIVHEFRGDRSEMEFLKFVDRSADEMLYLLVRTTAEIFASADEMDELMTKMEDFTHRGWVCDHSIVVHWWWGSLWRRTSGVSAKRRISLLTTLSSVGPSVLRGIQFSTRQPKGRHNKLAKLICMHLCQLNHLIPHRRETPKAIFRPQSQRKPYITI